In Betta splendens chromosome 22, fBetSpl5.4, whole genome shotgun sequence, the following proteins share a genomic window:
- the LOC114848508 gene encoding uncharacterized protein LOC114848508 produces MPISQKDKITQELALHLHTVLNYSFNHSAVTFLSVWSWRREWMSQRDALGPDGRSGYQHVTALAHAIGELCHHTYVTQLKAREIVALWEKLLDHDKAPDAFPPRRLVTGRFKSSRSSSIAGVDSVQRSFLGKGAGAAQSPKVSRLVEAIFLKLCDVHSEGRSLGGVQDSRCASVLRDYNTTRDVVVSCPTLMTNTSIHLYNVNQKTLLTWHTMRSKGMMWSDQEQTVWPQQLQGRVLLCHIGGSLCG; encoded by the exons ATGCCAATATCTCAGAAGGACAAAATCACACAGGAATTGGCCTTACATCTACACACAGTCCTGAATTACAGCTTtaaccattcagctgtgaccttcctATCAGTTTGGAGTTGGAGACGGGAATGGATGTCGCAGAGG GATGCACTTGGCCCAGATGGACGTAGCGGGTACCAGCACGTCACCGCTCTGGCCCACGCCATAGGAGAGCTGTGTCATCACACGTATGTGACGCAGCTAAAGGCCAGAGAGATCGTCGCCttgtgggagaagctgctggatcaTGACAAGGCACCAGATGCCTTCCCCCCGCGCCGGTTGGTGACAGGCCGCTTTAAGAGCTCGCGGTCAAGCAGCATTGCCGGCGTGGACAGCGTGCAGCG TTCCTTTCTAGGCAAAGGTGCgggcgctgctcagtcccctaAAGTCagcaggctggtggaggccatcTTCCTGAAGCTGTGTGACGTCCACAGTGAGGGACGTTCACTGGGCGGGGTCCAGGACAGTCGCTGCGCTTCCGTCCTGAGGGACTACAACACCACCCGGGACGTTGTAGTCAGCTGCCCCACGCTGATGACCAACACCTCCATCCACCTCTACAACGTCAACCAGAAGACGCTCCTGACGTG GCACACAATGAGGAGCAAGGGAATGATGTGGTCAGACCAAGAACAGACGGTATGGCCACAGCAGTTACAGGGGAGAGTTCTTCTTTGCCACATCGGAGGGTCGCTCTGTGGATGA